One stretch of Chitinophaga pendula DNA includes these proteins:
- a CDS encoding GNAT family N-acetyltransferase, whose amino-acid sequence MTFDIQPVLENEIIALYPLEEDDFEALYTVAADPKVWEQHPNKDRWKREVFQVFFEGAIKSKGAFKIIDKLTGEVAGSTRFYDYNSSDNSILIGYTFYATRYWGKGINPTVKKLMLDYIFQFVSTAIFQVGADNIRSQIAVGRLGARKIAEQEMTYYGEPPKFNFVYALSKDEWQNRQL is encoded by the coding sequence ATCATCGCACTTTACCCTTTGGAGGAAGACGATTTTGAAGCACTATACACCGTTGCCGCAGATCCGAAGGTATGGGAACAACATCCTAATAAGGATCGTTGGAAAAGAGAGGTATTTCAGGTATTCTTTGAAGGGGCTATTAAAAGTAAAGGTGCTTTTAAAATAATAGATAAACTCACCGGCGAAGTAGCTGGCAGTACACGGTTTTATGACTATAACTCATCTGACAACAGCATCCTGATTGGATACACCTTCTATGCCACCCGATATTGGGGAAAAGGTATTAATCCGACGGTTAAAAAGCTAATGCTGGACTATATCTTCCAATTCGTCTCAACAGCCATTTTTCAAGTTGGTGCTGACAATATCCGTTCACAAATTGCAGTCGGTCGTCTGGGTGCCCGAAAAATAGCTGAACAGGAAATGACCTATTACGGAGAACCTCCCAAATTCAACTTCGTTTACGCACTATCAAAAGACGAATGGCAAAACAGACAGTTATAA
- a CDS encoding TonB-dependent receptor codes for MMRWTPLYFLLFFTWLSKDAHAQTNVQGTITGHIIQQGTTANIEGATIFLKKQKDTLFYRTTISDKTGNFSFVGLDSGEYGLEVSHLVFKKYSAPPITIDQYHRIVELPVIALEISDNRNLKEVVVQSEQKPLVEQQLDRQVVNVNTLIANAGANALDILGNSPGISVSEEGGISLRGRAGVKIFVDDRPAHISGKDLSNYLKSFPAGTIDKIEIMPNPPAKYDASGTAGIINIRTKKIKTKGFNSNLTLSYGQGSYARTNNSLNFNYRNNKVNIYGNASYSVLNNYFDSYRDRKYDYPGGIDNYTLAQHYYEASSKKSTNYKIGIDYDIRPQTSIGIAYSGFYSPYKERGSYKNVFSQVPGTPDSTMYVKSNLTDNARNNAVSLYLRNQFDNPEQELNLSLDYLDFKDKTNQLSENDTYLSNNTFDNRYVLISNTPFTAKIYSARTDYDSRIWGDIKMSAGAQITYSRRNSEGIYFNKRGEEIVPNESLNNRFEYKENINAFYLSLRRELNRVSIQAGLRVENTYGRASRYDFVNKRDSSFRLNYTDLFPTLFVSYKLDSIHDQQLTFSAGRRITRPTYQDLNPSIFFYDRYTSITGNPVLQPEYSSNVELAYSYGDKIRLGLVYNLTQDNITQVYEQVDKAFIGGTVNIDKVRGIGINANGTVPLYKWWTINLYGELMNTYYKGAFFKDGYLDRDLTTVRMTGSSQFRFNKGWGMELSGFYRSSMILGPAILQPVWQVHFATQKKILGDNGMISLTVRDIFKSWNVKRTIEITHANVSFSNTFDTRLVNLTFTYKFGKMGSSRVRKTGIQSEESRIGGK; via the coding sequence ATGATGAGATGGACCCCATTATATTTCCTGCTATTTTTTACTTGGCTTTCAAAAGATGCTCACGCGCAAACGAATGTACAAGGAACTATAACGGGACATATTATCCAGCAAGGAACGACCGCAAATATCGAGGGCGCAACCATCTTTCTTAAAAAGCAAAAAGATACCCTGTTTTATCGTACGACGATCAGTGATAAAACAGGTAATTTTTCTTTTGTAGGGCTGGATAGTGGTGAATATGGGCTGGAGGTCAGTCATCTCGTATTTAAAAAATATAGTGCTCCTCCCATTACCATTGACCAATATCATCGTATTGTCGAACTGCCGGTAATAGCATTAGAGATTAGTGACAATCGTAATCTCAAAGAGGTGGTTGTACAGTCTGAACAAAAGCCACTGGTTGAGCAGCAACTGGACCGACAGGTAGTGAATGTGAATACACTTATTGCCAATGCGGGTGCCAATGCACTGGATATCTTAGGAAATTCCCCTGGGATCAGTGTCTCTGAAGAAGGTGGAATTAGCCTGAGAGGGCGTGCAGGCGTCAAGATCTTCGTAGATGATAGGCCGGCACATATTTCCGGAAAGGATCTGTCCAACTATTTAAAGTCTTTCCCGGCTGGTACAATAGACAAGATCGAGATCATGCCTAATCCGCCAGCAAAATACGACGCAAGTGGAACCGCGGGGATTATCAATATCAGGACCAAAAAGATCAAAACAAAGGGATTCAATAGTAATCTTACACTTAGTTACGGTCAAGGCAGCTATGCAAGGACTAATAATTCCCTGAATTTTAATTACAGGAATAATAAAGTGAATATTTATGGTAATGCCAGCTATTCCGTATTGAATAACTATTTTGATTCTTACCGGGACAGGAAGTATGATTATCCGGGAGGAATAGATAATTACACGTTAGCACAGCACTATTATGAAGCCAGCAGTAAAAAAAGCACCAATTATAAGATAGGGATTGATTATGATATCCGTCCGCAGACAAGTATTGGTATTGCCTATAGTGGATTTTATAGTCCCTATAAGGAGAGAGGTAGTTACAAAAATGTATTTAGCCAGGTTCCCGGAACACCGGATTCTACGATGTATGTAAAAAGCAACCTGACGGATAATGCTAGGAATAATGCGGTAAGCCTGTACTTGCGTAATCAATTTGACAATCCTGAGCAAGAGCTGAATCTCTCGCTGGACTACCTTGATTTTAAAGATAAAACCAATCAACTGTCGGAGAACGATACTTACCTTTCGAATAATACGTTTGATAACAGGTATGTGTTGATCTCCAATACACCCTTTACCGCGAAGATCTATAGTGCCAGGACCGACTATGACAGCCGCATATGGGGAGATATCAAAATGTCCGCTGGGGCACAGATTACCTATTCCAGGAGGAACAGTGAAGGAATCTACTTCAATAAACGGGGGGAGGAGATAGTTCCGAATGAAAGTCTTAATAACCGGTTTGAGTATAAAGAGAATATTAATGCTTTCTACCTGAGTTTGCGAAGAGAATTGAACAGGGTCTCCATACAGGCAGGGCTGAGAGTGGAGAATACCTATGGCCGGGCATCCAGGTATGATTTTGTTAATAAGCGGGATTCCTCTTTCAGGTTGAACTATACAGATCTGTTCCCTACCTTATTTGTGTCCTACAAACTGGACAGTATCCATGATCAGCAGCTGACCTTTTCGGCCGGAAGAAGAATTACTCGGCCAACCTACCAGGACCTGAATCCTTCTATATTTTTCTATGACAGATATACTTCGATCACCGGTAATCCTGTGTTGCAACCGGAATATTCGTCTAATGTTGAACTAGCCTACAGCTATGGTGATAAGATCAGGTTAGGGCTGGTCTACAACCTGACGCAGGATAATATTACACAGGTCTACGAGCAGGTAGATAAGGCCTTTATCGGCGGAACAGTTAATATAGACAAAGTAAGAGGGATAGGTATAAATGCTAATGGCACGGTGCCGCTTTATAAATGGTGGACGATCAACTTGTATGGGGAATTGATGAATACTTACTATAAAGGAGCATTCTTTAAGGATGGATATCTTGATAGGGATCTTACAACGGTCCGAATGACAGGAAGCAGTCAATTCCGGTTTAATAAGGGATGGGGAATGGAACTCAGCGGTTTTTACCGGAGTAGTATGATATTAGGTCCTGCTATATTGCAACCTGTATGGCAGGTGCACTTCGCCACCCAAAAGAAGATCTTAGGGGATAACGGTATGATAAGCCTTACGGTCCGCGATATCTTCAAAAGCTGGAATGTCAAACGTACGATAGAGATCACACATGCTAATGTTTCTTTCTCGAATACTTTCGATACCCGCCTGGTCAACCTGACATTTACCTATAAGTTTGGCAAGATGGGAAGCAGTCGGGTGAGGAAGACGGGTATTCAGAGTGAAGAAAGCCGGATCGGTGGTAAATAA